CGCCTTCTTCGGCTACGGCAGCATGGGCGTCGGGGCGGTGAACCCGGTCCAGGTCACGATCGCGAGCTGGCCCTGGGGCGCGTACCTCTCGGACGAGGGCCTGAAGCGCGGCATCCGGGCCAAGGTCTCCTCGTTCAACCGGCTCCACGTCAACGTGAACATGGTCCGCGCCAAGGTGAGCGGGCAGTACGTGAACTCGTTCCTGGCCAACCGGGAGGCGACCCTGTCCGGGTTCGACGAGGCCATCCTGCTCGACACCGACGGCTACGTCGCCGAGGGCTCGGGCGAGAACCTCTACATCGTGAAGGACGGCACGATCTTCACGCCGCCGCTCTCCTCGCCGGTGCTGGCCGGCATCACCCGCGACTCGGTGCTCCGGATCGCGAAGGACCAGGGCATCCCGGTGTGCGAGCAGAAGTTCACCCGCGACACGATGTACCTGGCCGACGAGCTCTTCATGACCGGCACCGCGGCCGAGGTGACGCCGGTGCGCGAGGTGGACCACCGGCGCATCGGCCGGGGCGAGCCGGGGCCGGTGACGAAGAAGATCCAGGAGGAGTACTTCAAGGCCGTCCACGGCGAGACGCCGAAGTACGAGAGCTGGCTCACGTACTACTGACGCGGCGCCCGCGAGCGCCCGCAGGCTCCCCAGGAAGATTTCGGCCGCCCGGTTGTTCTACGCGGCGGCCGAAATCGTTGACCTTTCCCGCGCGTTTCGGCTACATCGCGCACCCGCGCCGGACCCAGACGAGGAGCACATGCGGAGCCGCTATCTCGACATCGACGATCGCACCCAGGACCTCGCGGAGCTGCTCCGCGATCGGCCCGCGATCGCACAGGATTTCACCCGGATGTACGAGCTGTCGTGGATTTACCACGACAGCGCGCTGGAGGGCGTCGTCTACAGCGGGCAGGAGATCGAGGTCGCGCTCGCCGGCCAGATGCTGGCCGAGGCCGGCAGCATGGCGATGTTCCGGGACATCCGGAACGCCAAGGCGGCGGTGGAGGTGGTCCGGGCCGAGGCCTCGGCCAAGAAGCTCAAGATCACGCTCCCGCTGGTGAAGCAGCTCAACGCCGCCCTGCACGCCGGCAACGAGGCGCGCGCCAACGCCGACTTCCGCAAGGACATCCCGCTGCACCGGGCCTACTTCCACGAGATCGTCCAGCCGGCGCAGATCCCGGCGCAGCTGGCGGCGGTGCTGGAGCTGTGCGAGACGGCGGACTTCAAGGCCGCCCACCCCATCCAGCGCGCGTCGAGGCTGCAGCACGGGTTCATGCACGTCTACCCGTACACCGAGGGCTCGGGCCGCATCGCGCGCCTCCTCGCGAACCTCATCCTGCTCCACGAGGGCTACCAGCCCTGCGTCATCCACACCATCGACCGGCAGCGCTACTACGAGTCGCTGAAGCTCGCCGAGCCGGCGCTGCGGGAGCTCATGATGGACTCGATGGAGAACGCGCTCACGAGCGCCGAGAAGTACTGCCGCGAGGCGGCGGCGGCCCACCGCAAGCTCGCCCGCTGATCCGGGCCCCGCCCCGTCCCTCGACCCCAGGTCACCCGGCCCGCCGACGCCCCGACAGGGTGTAGGCGGGCGTGGCCAGGTCGCGACCTCCTATTGTATAGAAGGCCGCTTCCATGATCCTGGGTGCCCACGAAGGCGTAGCTGGTGGTGTCTCGACCGCGTTCGCCCGGGCCGAGGCCGACGGGGCGGAGTGCCTCCAGATCTTCACCCGGAACGTCCGCGGGTGGGCGGCGAAGCCGCTCGAGCCCGACGAGGTGGCGCGCTTCCGCGCGGAGTCCAGGCGCACCGGGTTCCCGGTGGCCGCCCACTCCACCTACCTCGTGAACCTCTGCTGCGCCGACGCCGACATCCGCCGGAAGAGCTGGGACGCGCTCGCGGACGAGCTCGCGCGCTGCGAGCAGCTCGGCATCCGCTGGCTCGTCTTCCACCCCGGGAGCCACGCCGACGAGGCGGAGGGGATCCGGACGGTGGCCGAGGGCATGGCCAGCGCGCTCGAG
The DNA window shown above is from Anaeromyxobacter diazotrophicus and carries:
- a CDS encoding branched-chain amino acid transaminase, which gives rise to MDKANKIWLDGKLVAWDDAKVHVLTHALHYGVGVFEGIRAYKTAGGRSAVFRLREHMQRLYDSAHVLLMEIPYPIERLHEACLETLRANGQAEGYIRPLAFFGYGSMGVGAVNPVQVTIASWPWGAYLSDEGLKRGIRAKVSSFNRLHVNVNMVRAKVSGQYVNSFLANREATLSGFDEAILLDTDGYVAEGSGENLYIVKDGTIFTPPLSSPVLAGITRDSVLRIAKDQGIPVCEQKFTRDTMYLADELFMTGTAAEVTPVREVDHRRIGRGEPGPVTKKIQEEYFKAVHGETPKYESWLTYY
- a CDS encoding Fic family protein, whose product is MRSRYLDIDDRTQDLAELLRDRPAIAQDFTRMYELSWIYHDSALEGVVYSGQEIEVALAGQMLAEAGSMAMFRDIRNAKAAVEVVRAEASAKKLKITLPLVKQLNAALHAGNEARANADFRKDIPLHRAYFHEIVQPAQIPAQLAAVLELCETADFKAAHPIQRASRLQHGFMHVYPYTEGSGRIARLLANLILLHEGYQPCVIHTIDRQRYYESLKLAEPALRELMMDSMENALTSAEKYCREAAAAHRKLAR